Proteins from a single region of bacterium:
- a CDS encoding ABC transporter ATP-binding protein gives MNNNISIVNLVKLFRKHKSTVRAVSGVSFDIKAGELFGLVGPNGAGKTTLIKCLSTLLIPDEGTATVGGYDILMFPFEVRKNIGVLTGGERSLYWKLTPIDNLRYFGTLYGVPKNELAHRIDYLLELMELVSNANERVERLSQGMKQKLSFARTLIHDPPILLVDEPTLGLDPSFARFIRSFIKNELNKKLKKTILLTTHYMEEADELCDRVAFMNDGKIKAIDTPQNLKDMITHEKIIELKCMGNIDSNTVPGASIFHSDGFTFLRMPSADPESCLSSLIDKIRNSAKVLRVEVTNPTLEDVFVYLTGRGLK, from the coding sequence ATGAATAATAATATATCAATAGTGAATCTTGTCAAGCTTTTTCGTAAGCATAAAAGTACTGTTCGTGCAGTATCAGGTGTTTCATTTGATATAAAAGCTGGTGAACTTTTTGGTCTTGTAGGTCCAAATGGGGCTGGCAAAACTACTCTTATAAAATGCCTTTCTACTTTACTTATCCCTGACGAAGGAACAGCCACTGTGGGTGGGTATGACATTCTAATGTTTCCATTTGAAGTTCGTAAAAATATAGGCGTCCTAACAGGCGGTGAGCGTTCCCTTTATTGGAAATTAACCCCTATTGATAACCTTCGCTATTTTGGCACTCTTTACGGTGTACCTAAAAATGAACTCGCTCATCGTATAGATTATCTTCTTGAGCTAATGGAGCTTGTCTCCAATGCAAACGAGCGTGTCGAGCGTCTATCTCAAGGTATGAAGCAAAAACTGTCTTTTGCACGTACCCTCATTCATGACCCTCCTATTTTACTTGTAGATGAACCTACACTTGGACTTGACCCATCATTTGCCAGATTTATAAGGAGCTTTATTAAAAATGAACTTAATAAAAAGTTGAAAAAGACAATACTATTAACTACTCATTATATGGAGGAAGCAGACGAGCTATGTGATAGGGTTGCATTTATGAACGATGGCAAAATAAAAGCAATTGATACTCCTCAGAATTTAAAAGACATGATAACCCATGAAAAGATAATTGAACTTAAATGCATGGGTAACATTGACTCCAACACGGTTCCCGGAGCTTCCATTTTCCATAGTGATGGTTTTACATTTTTACGAATGCCTTCAGCTGACCCCGAATCCTGTCTTTCTTCACTTATTGATAAAATTCGTAATTCTGCAAAGGTTCTTAGAGTAGAAGTAACAAACCCCACACTTGAGGATGTATTTGTTTATCTCACTGGTAGGGGATTAAAATGA
- a CDS encoding ABC transporter permease, with amino-acid sequence MRIVVEEVRKMIKIVSAYPIEIAFWIFAPLLWVLPLVFQGMALAGGLNSVAFKKLAGTGDFIPFVIVGAIVSTYMFSAVWGMGNSLREEIYYGTLEHILSSPSPKIYILLGKALFESMLSTLFVCIQLLICICFFGIRLTLVKIAPILLFLILLLAGLYGIGTAVAGLTVALKETHGIFHCLESVLYLFSPIRYPVTIHPVTRIVSAFIPLTYALVALRGIILDIPVNLWRNALFLLAIDCIIVPLGFFLFQRVDKSTRLKGTLSHY; translated from the coding sequence ATGAGAATAGTAGTAGAAGAAGTGCGTAAAATGATAAAAATTGTTAGTGCTTACCCAATTGAGATTGCTTTCTGGATTTTTGCTCCTCTGCTTTGGGTTCTCCCACTTGTGTTTCAAGGTATGGCACTTGCTGGAGGGCTTAATAGTGTGGCTTTCAAAAAATTAGCAGGAACAGGCGACTTTATTCCGTTTGTGATTGTGGGTGCAATTGTGAGCACTTATATGTTTTCAGCAGTCTGGGGGATGGGTAACTCTTTACGTGAAGAGATATACTATGGGACACTTGAACATATTTTATCATCGCCGAGTCCTAAAATATATATACTTCTTGGTAAAGCATTATTTGAATCAATGCTATCAACACTATTTGTTTGTATACAACTACTTATCTGTATCTGCTTCTTCGGTATAAGACTAACTTTAGTTAAAATAGCACCTATCCTACTATTTCTTATCTTACTTCTTGCAGGGTTGTATGGGATAGGAACTGCAGTTGCAGGTCTTACTGTTGCTCTAAAGGAAACACATGGTATATTCCATTGCTTGGAGTCTGTTCTGTACTTGTTTTCACCAATTCGTTATCCTGTAACCATACATCCTGTGACTCGTATAGTAAGTGCTTTCATTCCTCTTACCTATGCACTTGTAGCACTGAGAGGCATTATTTTAGATATACCTGTTAACTTATGGAGGAATGCACTATTTCTTCTTGCAATTGATTGCATCATTGTCCCTTTAGGCTTCTTTCTATTTCAGCGTGTAGATAAGAGTACAAGATTGAAAGGGACCTTATCACATTACTGA
- a CDS encoding ABC transporter permease has product MNQFLHYIRAINAENIKEWKLELVYRADFVRQFIEPFVYLIPYLLYGMAVIGGRFSSHLKQLVGVSDMIAYTFIGYILMGFISTACWGMGFSLRKEQWYGTLESIFAAPVPRWVYIWGMALHSTIHQGLIMLVQLIAITIFFNLFVESGGIIPSLFIVVLMLLSLYGLGILIAGLTLTVKQGYVIAEAVYTLFSIATPIAYPIAVLPLFLQKVSLLLPTTYGIIGVRHYLVGEGLNISIPILLLRLFLLIILWVVFGLSIFIITDKRVRQRGTLAHY; this is encoded by the coding sequence GTGAATCAATTTCTCCACTATATTCGTGCAATAAATGCAGAAAATATAAAAGAGTGGAAATTAGAGCTTGTTTATCGGGCTGATTTTGTGCGTCAATTTATTGAGCCATTTGTTTATCTCATCCCATATCTTTTATATGGAATGGCAGTAATTGGGGGTAGATTCTCATCTCATCTTAAGCAGCTTGTAGGTGTGAGTGATATGATAGCATACACATTTATTGGCTATATTCTGATGGGATTCATTTCTACTGCCTGTTGGGGTATGGGCTTTTCTTTACGAAAAGAACAATGGTATGGGACATTAGAATCAATATTTGCTGCACCCGTCCCTCGCTGGGTATACATATGGGGGATGGCACTTCATTCAACTATACATCAAGGTTTGATTATGTTGGTCCAACTTATTGCTATAACTATTTTCTTTAATCTCTTTGTTGAAAGTGGCGGTATAATCCCATCTCTCTTTATAGTTGTACTTATGCTACTTTCACTGTATGGGTTAGGAATCCTAATAGCTGGATTAACTCTAACAGTTAAACAAGGTTATGTCATTGCAGAAGCTGTTTATACCCTGTTTAGTATAGCTACTCCTATTGCTTATCCGATAGCTGTTTTGCCACTGTTTTTACAAAAGGTATCATTATTGCTACCTACAACTTATGGAATTATAGGTGTACGTCATTATCTTGTAGGAGAGGGCTTAAATATCTCTATTCCTATACTCCTGTTACGCTTATTTTTACTTATAATTCTATGGGTAGTTTTTGGGCTTTCTATCTTTATAATAACAGACAAAAGAGTGAGACAGCGGGGCACACTCGCCCATTATTGA
- a CDS encoding cupin domain-containing protein — protein MKVKMEGAKGTSIRWLISKPDGAQKFAMRLFEIKPGGYSPLHTHPYEHEVYVIEGKGVLVYEGEEYKFDKNCCIFVPPDKLHQFKNTGKTVLKFLCLILYKL, from the coding sequence ATGAAGGTAAAAATGGAGGGTGCAAAAGGGACAAGTATAAGGTGGCTCATATCTAAACCTGATGGAGCACAAAAATTTGCTATGCGGCTATTTGAGATAAAACCCGGAGGCTATTCACCATTACATACTCATCCTTATGAGCATGAAGTATATGTCATAGAAGGGAAAGGAGTTCTTGTATACGAGGGTGAGGAATATAAATTTGACAAAAATTGTTGTATATTTGTGCCACCTGATAAACTACATCAGTTCAAAAACACAGGCAAAACAGTGCTCAAATTTTTATGCCTCATCCTATATAAACTGTAG
- the arcC gene encoding carbamate kinase, whose protein sequence is MQKVAVVALGGNSLIRDKNHQSVQDQYETVRRTCAHIPKLIKSGYEIAITHGNGPQVGFLLLRSELSKSVLPQVPLDSCGADTQGGIGYNIQRALINELKKHKIKKKVVTVITQVVVDSNDPAFKNPTKPVGPFYIKEQIKEKKEWTIQEDAGRGYRRVVPSPLPKKIVEIEAIKNLINAGFVVISAGGGGIPVIEEDGKLKGVEAVIDKDYTSSLLASELKAAFLLILTAIEKVYINFGLPNEYPIENMNVKEAKRYLRLGHFAEGSMAPKIRACISFIENGGREVLITTPDAIGKALNYETGTRITAY, encoded by the coding sequence ATGCAAAAAGTTGCAGTTGTGGCTCTTGGGGGTAATTCTTTAATTAGAGATAAAAATCATCAGTCAGTGCAAGACCAATATGAGACTGTTAGAAGGACTTGCGCTCATATTCCAAAATTAATTAAAAGTGGATACGAAATTGCTATTACCCATGGTAATGGGCCGCAAGTTGGCTTTTTACTTTTAAGGTCAGAGCTTTCAAAAAGTGTGCTTCCCCAAGTTCCACTTGATTCTTGTGGTGCTGATACACAGGGTGGGATTGGATATAATATACAACGTGCTCTTATCAACGAATTAAAAAAGCACAAAATAAAAAAGAAGGTTGTAACTGTGATTACCCAGGTAGTAGTTGACTCAAATGACCCTGCATTTAAAAACCCTACTAAACCAGTAGGGCCTTTTTACATAAAAGAACAAATAAAGGAAAAAAAAGAGTGGACAATTCAAGAAGATGCTGGCAGGGGCTATAGAAGGGTAGTTCCTTCTCCACTTCCCAAGAAAATTGTAGAAATTGAAGCTATTAAAAATTTAATTAATGCTGGATTTGTTGTGATATCTGCAGGAGGTGGTGGGATACCTGTAATTGAAGAAGACGGAAAGCTTAAAGGAGTGGAAGCTGTAATCGATAAAGACTATACTTCATCACTTCTTGCAAGTGAGCTAAAAGCTGCTTTTTTACTTATCTTAACAGCTATTGAAAAAGTATATATTAACTTTGGGCTCCCAAATGAGTATCCTATTGAGAATATGAATGTTAAGGAAGCCAAAAGGTACTTAAGACTTGGTCATTTTGCAGAAGGGTCAATGGCACCAAAGATACGTGCTTGTATATCATTTATAGAAAATGGAGGAAGAGAGGTTTTAATTACTACGCCAGATGCTATTGGAAAAGCATTAAATTATGAAACGGGAACAAGAATCACAGCTTATTAA
- a CDS encoding epoxyqueuosine reductase QueH yields the protein MKREQESQLIKSVLLHICCAPCATWVVKELRREGYKSLIGYFYNPNIHPKEEYKRRLSELKQLAAKIELPLIIGPYEIKKWFKQINGLEAESEGGKRCEICYKMRLNKTGKLAKYKGYSAFTTTLTISPYKSTSIINKIGQEVGERYGTEFLLYDFKSKNGFSNSIILSKKYGLYRQLYCGCAFSL from the coding sequence ATGAAACGGGAACAAGAATCACAGCTTATTAAATCTGTATTACTACATATTTGTTGTGCTCCTTGTGCTACATGGGTTGTGAAAGAATTACGCAGAGAAGGGTATAAATCATTAATTGGGTATTTCTATAATCCTAATATTCACCCAAAAGAAGAATACAAACGTAGACTATCGGAACTTAAACAATTAGCAGCTAAAATAGAGCTTCCACTAATAATTGGGCCATATGAAATAAAGAAATGGTTTAAACAAATAAATGGATTGGAGGCAGAATCTGAGGGTGGTAAGAGGTGTGAGATTTGTTACAAAATGAGACTCAATAAGACAGGCAAGCTTGCTAAATATAAAGGATACAGTGCATTCACAACAACCCTTACAATATCACCTTATAAATCCACAAGTATAATAAATAAAATTGGACAAGAAGTGGGTGAGAGGTACGGAACAGAATTCTTATTGTATGATTTCAAGAGTAAAAATGGGTTTAGTAATTCTATAATTCTTTCCAAGAAGTACGGACTTTACCGCCAATTATATTGTGGCTGTGCTTTTAGTTTATGA
- the recJ gene encoding single-stranded-DNA-specific exonuclease RecJ, with translation MKRNWILPKCVSPVVVNQLSKSLGTSQIVSELLVSKGYISIEEAYKFLNPKIEDLSDPFLMPQMEIAVNRVIHAIKLQERVLIYGDYDVDGITASALLYRILKDIGLTPMIYIPYRLKEGYGLTEQGVEYCLKSYVNLIITVDCGISEVEEVELLQGKGIDVIITDHHEPRDKLPKALAILNPKIGEHFNELSGCGVAFKLAQGIYKKLGLMDRKLLNYLDLVALATVCDIVPLVGENRIIAKYGMKMLESTENMGLQVLLELTQLKGRPLNTYHLGFILGPRINAQGRLGEAKPAITLLTTENRGEAVRIAQKLEKENLERHQIQEKIVKEAEDEIKKINLDDKIAIVLTKEWHPGVIGVAASKIVEKFYRPVVLIAIDETIGKGSARSIPEFHLYNALCECKELLVSFGGHKLAAGFVIEVKNINHFENKFQSIASLKLKSEELTPKFFINKEILLQEIDENLILELEQFAPFGLGNPRPVFLTKEVQIVGYPKIVGENHVKFKVRGGNNVVLDAIGFNLAKTPLSMGTIVNLIYELGEEEWLGKSNPILYIKDVEILGG, from the coding sequence ATGAAAAGAAACTGGATACTCCCAAAATGTGTCTCACCTGTTGTAGTTAATCAGCTCTCAAAATCACTTGGCACATCTCAAATTGTATCAGAACTCCTTGTGAGTAAGGGGTATATCTCTATAGAAGAAGCCTATAAATTCCTTAATCCTAAGATTGAAGACCTATCCGACCCATTCTTAATGCCTCAAATGGAAATTGCAGTTAATCGTGTAATTCATGCAATTAAGTTGCAAGAGAGAGTCCTGATATATGGCGACTACGATGTAGATGGAATAACAGCTTCTGCTCTTCTTTACCGTATTCTTAAAGATATTGGTCTTACTCCCATGATTTATATACCATACCGCCTTAAAGAAGGATACGGGCTAACAGAGCAAGGGGTAGAGTATTGTCTAAAATCTTATGTAAACTTGATAATAACTGTTGATTGTGGAATATCTGAAGTTGAAGAAGTTGAGTTGTTACAAGGCAAGGGAATAGATGTGATAATAACGGACCACCATGAACCAAGGGATAAATTACCGAAAGCTTTGGCTATACTTAATCCCAAAATTGGTGAACATTTTAATGAACTTTCAGGATGTGGTGTAGCTTTTAAACTTGCGCAGGGAATATATAAAAAACTGGGACTTATGGATAGAAAGCTATTAAATTACTTGGACTTAGTAGCTCTTGCTACAGTTTGTGATATAGTTCCCCTTGTAGGAGAGAATCGAATAATTGCTAAATATGGGATGAAAATGTTAGAAAGCACTGAAAATATGGGGTTACAAGTATTACTTGAACTGACCCAGCTTAAAGGCCGTCCACTTAATACATATCACTTGGGATTTATTTTGGGTCCTAGAATAAACGCCCAAGGTAGATTGGGAGAAGCCAAACCCGCAATTACATTGCTAACTACTGAAAATAGGGGAGAGGCTGTCAGAATTGCACAAAAACTTGAAAAAGAAAATCTTGAGAGGCACCAAATACAGGAAAAAATTGTGAAAGAGGCTGAAGATGAAATAAAAAAGATAAACCTCGATGATAAAATAGCAATTGTACTTACAAAAGAATGGCATCCGGGAGTGATAGGAGTAGCAGCCTCAAAGATTGTTGAAAAATTTTATAGACCCGTAGTTCTTATAGCAATAGATGAAACTATTGGTAAAGGCTCAGCAAGATCAATACCAGAATTTCACTTGTATAATGCGCTATGTGAGTGTAAAGAATTATTGGTCTCATTTGGGGGACACAAGCTTGCTGCCGGTTTCGTTATTGAGGTAAAAAATATCAACCATTTTGAAAATAAATTCCAATCCATTGCCTCTCTTAAATTAAAATCTGAAGAATTAACACCTAAGTTCTTTATTAATAAAGAAATATTACTTCAAGAAATAGATGAAAACTTGATATTGGAACTTGAGCAGTTTGCTCCTTTTGGACTTGGGAACCCAAGACCGGTTTTTTTAACTAAAGAAGTTCAAATAGTGGGTTATCCTAAAATTGTGGGAGAAAATCATGTAAAATTTAAAGTGCGAGGAGGAAACAATGTAGTCCTTGATGCTATTGGATTCAACCTTGCTAAGACTCCTTTATCAATGGGCACTATAGTAAACTTAATTTATGAACTTGGTGAGGAAGAGTGGCTTGGGAAATCTAACCCCATTTTATATATTAAAGATGTTGAAATTTTAGGAGGCTAA
- a CDS encoding tetratricopeptide repeat protein, producing MAKRVLKKELKKKDRFIEKGIQFFVWTRKHKIQVSSIIVGILVIGIVLMWFYYSMQTKQKKANHEFFQALTAYGIGNMEEALTRFEDISRLYPRTEPGIKSIYWLGNIYYFQGRYKEARNKFQEYLKRGKDIIILPGALLGVGDTYMQEGDYFSASQKYEELVTRYPNSSLIPRALFQGLRCYQFLNQPERVKSIIQTLTKNHPNSPYTRKAQSLIINLM from the coding sequence ATGGCTAAAAGAGTTTTAAAGAAAGAATTGAAGAAAAAGGATAGATTTATAGAAAAGGGGATACAGTTTTTTGTTTGGACTCGTAAACATAAAATACAAGTAAGTTCAATAATAGTGGGAATTTTAGTGATAGGTATAGTGTTGATGTGGTTCTATTATTCAATGCAAACAAAACAAAAGAAAGCAAACCACGAATTCTTTCAAGCACTCACAGCCTATGGAATTGGTAATATGGAAGAAGCACTAACACGATTTGAAGACATATCAAGGTTATACCCGCGAACTGAGCCTGGTATAAAATCCATTTATTGGCTTGGTAATATTTATTATTTTCAAGGTCGGTATAAAGAGGCACGTAATAAGTTTCAAGAGTATCTTAAAAGAGGCAAAGACATAATCATTCTCCCGGGTGCGTTACTTGGGGTTGGTGATACATATATGCAAGAAGGCGACTATTTTTCAGCATCTCAAAAATATGAAGAATTGGTAACACGTTACCCAAATTCTTCGCTTATTCCTAGAGCCTTATTTCAGGGACTTAGGTGCTATCAATTTCTTAATCAACCAGAACGTGTAAAGTCAATTATCCAGACCTTAACCAAAAACCACCCCAATTCACCATACACCAGAAAAGCACAGAGTCTGATAATAAATCTTATGTAA
- a CDS encoding vWA domain-containing protein: MTTFFLFILALLALIFLTLLFKKERKIPKIIRIVSFLLVLGFIFEPICELVLWSRPWLLVLVDTSKSMEVGGRLESAKRVIAELKIRNKIYGFDSHPYLMRDSITIKGEETNIGNAILETPNPAAYLLLTDGINNSGPDPVEVARYKNIPIYTIKLDSIHKDIFITEIACNKIAYTKDSVVIKAKFEKKGYEEQKVQAILKERGRILQKKEILLPKNGLQKEVEFSVIPDVPGTHLYEVGISELPEELSYENNKREFGIRILKSRIKVGWFALMPSWNFKFAKLELKENQNIEFNYWVKLDEEKWLSKNGVVGAPDFKTAYDVVVLDEFEYPNIEKLVSNGMGVIILGAACKSVSPFIIGHPIQLKTRYPVKVEAGFDIFGAEELPPLKEVYSVLGIKGGSKVLCRTQATPIIAEMKYNKGIVVGIAAKDLWRWNFYPGVKFWDKIVRLVTKPIELPTLWVETEPAYPVGERIILKAQAYTKDYEPDTKCEIIVKVWSAKPKILQKAVSLYSLGNGRYEGVIDFLYPGEYEYEACIAESRQAYPEDKRRARGTFFVTSNLEFYNLDPNLHLLQTISQVSGGRYGENLKNLDIKLKPIKSKIQLNPTQYPIFFIILIILLSLEWIFLRK, from the coding sequence ATGACAACCTTTTTTCTCTTTATTTTAGCTTTATTAGCCCTAATTTTCTTAACTCTATTATTTAAAAAGGAGAGAAAGATACCTAAAATTATTAGAATTGTATCTTTCCTTCTTGTGCTTGGCTTCATATTTGAGCCAATTTGTGAACTCGTACTGTGGAGTAGACCGTGGCTTCTTGTACTTGTGGATACATCAAAATCAATGGAAGTAGGGGGGAGGCTTGAAAGTGCAAAGAGAGTAATAGCTGAACTCAAGATTAGAAATAAAATATATGGATTTGATTCTCATCCATACCTGATGAGAGATTCTATAACTATCAAAGGGGAAGAAACTAACATAGGAAATGCCATACTTGAGACTCCTAATCCAGCCGCATACCTGCTTTTAACCGATGGAATCAATAACTCAGGTCCTGACCCAGTAGAGGTTGCACGATATAAAAATATACCTATATATACTATTAAACTTGATTCTATCCATAAAGATATATTTATCACAGAGATAGCTTGTAACAAAATAGCTTATACCAAAGATAGTGTGGTAATCAAAGCAAAATTTGAAAAGAAGGGGTATGAAGAGCAAAAAGTTCAAGCAATACTTAAAGAAAGAGGTCGTATCTTACAGAAAAAGGAAATATTATTACCAAAAAATGGATTGCAAAAAGAGGTAGAGTTCTCAGTAATTCCCGATGTCCCAGGGACGCACTTGTATGAAGTTGGCATTTCTGAGCTCCCTGAGGAGTTATCCTATGAGAACAATAAAAGAGAGTTTGGTATCCGTATATTGAAGTCAAGAATAAAAGTAGGCTGGTTTGCTTTGATGCCGAGTTGGAATTTTAAGTTTGCAAAACTTGAACTTAAAGAGAACCAAAATATTGAATTCAACTACTGGGTAAAACTTGACGAAGAGAAATGGTTATCTAAAAATGGGGTTGTTGGAGCGCCAGATTTTAAAACAGCTTATGATGTGGTTGTTTTAGATGAGTTTGAATACCCTAATATAGAGAAACTTGTATCCAATGGAATGGGGGTTATTATTTTAGGCGCTGCTTGCAAAAGTGTATCACCATTCATTATTGGGCATCCAATACAATTGAAGACGAGATATCCTGTAAAAGTTGAAGCTGGTTTTGATATTTTTGGAGCAGAAGAATTACCACCATTAAAAGAGGTTTACTCAGTTTTAGGAATTAAAGGGGGGAGTAAGGTTTTATGCAGAACACAAGCTACACCAATAATTGCTGAGATGAAGTATAACAAAGGGATAGTGGTTGGAATAGCAGCTAAAGACCTATGGAGATGGAATTTTTATCCAGGAGTTAAGTTCTGGGATAAAATTGTAAGACTTGTCACCAAACCCATAGAACTGCCTACACTATGGGTAGAGACAGAGCCAGCTTATCCAGTGGGGGAGAGGATAATATTAAAGGCTCAAGCTTATACTAAAGATTACGAACCGGACACAAAATGTGAAATTATTGTTAAAGTGTGGAGTGCGAAACCTAAAATTTTACAAAAAGCCGTTTCACTTTATTCACTTGGGAACGGTAGATATGAAGGAGTTATTGATTTCTTGTATCCAGGAGAGTACGAGTATGAGGCATGCATCGCCGAGTCAAGGCAGGCTTATCCAGAAGATAAAAGAAGAGCAAGAGGGACTTTCTTTGTGACTTCTAATCTTGAATTTTACAACCTTGACCCAAATTTGCATCTCCTGCAAACAATATCACAAGTATCAGGTGGACGCTATGGAGAGAATTTAAAAAATTTAGATATAAAACTTAAACCAATTAAATCTAAAATACAACTGAATCCGACACAATATCCAATTTTTTTCATTATACTTATTATCTTGCTATCCTTAGAATGGATTTTTCTCAGAAAATAG
- a CDS encoding rhomboid family intramembrane serine protease: MIPLKDDNQLNRFPIFTILIIAVNVFLFGYEVWLGKGIEAFVTKFGCIPYEITHGVDLFPYLDFPVYFTLITSIFLHGSWFHLLGNMWFLFIFGDNVEDWLGRGRFILFYLGCGVAASLVQILFHPMSKVPTIGASGAIAGIMGAYLILYPRTRVLCLIPFFIFFRIVRLPAFLFLGIWIMWQLFSSMATFPVGTNIAFFAHIGGFFVGLFFVRWLRNRKLIGWR; the protein is encoded by the coding sequence ATGATTCCATTAAAGGACGATAATCAATTAAATAGATTCCCAATCTTTACAATCTTAATCATTGCAGTTAATGTATTCTTATTTGGATATGAGGTATGGCTTGGTAAGGGGATAGAGGCTTTTGTAACAAAGTTTGGCTGTATTCCTTACGAGATTACACATGGAGTTGATTTATTTCCTTACCTTGATTTTCCTGTATATTTTACTTTAATCACTTCAATATTCCTTCATGGCTCATGGTTTCACCTTCTTGGGAACATGTGGTTTTTATTCATATTTGGTGACAATGTTGAAGACTGGCTTGGTCGTGGTAGGTTTATTTTGTTTTACTTAGGATGTGGAGTTGCAGCCAGTCTCGTTCAAATATTGTTTCACCCAATGTCTAAGGTACCAACAATTGGTGCATCAGGCGCTATTGCAGGAATTATGGGAGCATATCTTATTCTTTACCCAAGAACCAGAGTGCTTTGTCTTATTCCATTTTTTATATTTTTTAGGATTGTTAGGCTACCTGCATTTTTATTCCTTGGAATATGGATAATGTGGCAGCTATTTTCAAGTATGGCCACTTTCCCTGTAGGCACAAACATTGCATTCTTTGCCCATATAGGTGGCTTTTTTGTTGGCCTTTTTTTTGTTAGGTGGTTGAGAAACCGTAAATTAATAGGATGGAGGTAA
- the eno gene encoding phosphopyruvate hydratase gives MSKIVSLQAREILDSRGNPTIEVDCGLATGICGRVSVPSGASKGAYEAIELRDGDKRYGGKGVLKAVDNVNNKIAKKLVGIDAMKQEEIDRLLIELDGTQNKSTLGANACIGVSLAVATASALELGFPIYRYIGDIGRYNLKMNTLPVPMLNVINGGVHADNNLDIQEFMLVPAGAKNFREAVRMGAEVFHTLKKLLKEACYFTGVGDEGGFAPNLKSNQEACEFILKAIETAGYKPGNDAWIAIDAAATSFYKDGKYVIEGKSLSTRELIDFYKSWVSKFPILSIEDGLAEDDWAGWQQLTSELSDKVLIIGDDLYVTNVARLKKGIELCASNAILIKPNQIGTLTETLNCIDVAQKDGYKCVISHRSGETESTFIAHLAVGTGVGIIKAGSMSRSERIAKYNELMRIEEELGNTAVYPGIDAFK, from the coding sequence ATGAGTAAAATTGTATCATTACAGGCAAGGGAGATTCTTGATTCAAGAGGCAATCCTACAATTGAAGTAGATTGTGGACTTGCAACAGGTATCTGTGGTAGAGTATCTGTCCCTTCTGGTGCATCTAAAGGGGCTTATGAGGCAATTGAACTAAGGGATGGTGATAAGAGGTATGGTGGTAAAGGGGTGCTTAAGGCAGTTGATAATGTAAACAATAAGATTGCAAAAAAGCTTGTTGGAATAGATGCCATGAAACAAGAAGAGATTGACCGTCTCTTAATTGAGCTTGATGGTACTCAAAACAAATCAACTCTAGGCGCCAATGCATGCATAGGGGTATCACTTGCAGTTGCTACTGCCTCTGCATTGGAGCTCGGCTTCCCTATTTATAGGTATATTGGAGATATAGGGAGGTACAACCTCAAGATGAACACCTTACCTGTTCCAATGTTAAATGTCATAAATGGCGGCGTCCATGCAGATAACAATCTTGATATACAAGAGTTTATGTTAGTCCCTGCTGGGGCTAAAAATTTTAGAGAAGCAGTAAGGATGGGAGCAGAGGTCTTTCATACCTTAAAGAAATTACTTAAAGAGGCATGTTACTTTACCGGGGTAGGTGATGAGGGTGGCTTTGCTCCCAACCTCAAATCAAATCAGGAGGCGTGTGAATTTATATTGAAAGCCATAGAGACGGCTGGCTACAAACCTGGCAATGATGCATGGATTGCAATTGATGCAGCAGCAACCAGCTTTTATAAAGATGGTAAATATGTAATAGAAGGTAAGTCGCTCTCTACTCGTGAGCTTATAGATTTTTATAAAAGTTGGGTAAGTAAATTCCCAATCCTATCTATAGAGGATGGGCTTGCTGAAGATGACTGGGCTGGCTGGCAGCAGCTGACAAGTGAACTTAGTGATAAAGTTCTAATAATAGGCGACGACTTATATGTGACAAATGTGGCCCGTCTTAAGAAAGGTATAGAACTATGTGCTTCAAATGCAATCCTAATTAAGCCAAACCAGATAGGAACATTGACAGAGACTTTAAATTGCATAGATGTCGCCCAAAAAGATGGCTACAAGTGTGTAATCTCACACAGGTCAGGTGAGACAGAGTCCACATTTATAGCTCACCTTGCTGTAGGGACTGGCGTTGGAATTATAAAAGCAGGCTCAATGTCAAGGTCTGAGCGGATAGCTAAATACAACGAATTAATGAGGATAGAGGAAGAGCTTGGCAATACAGCTGTGTATCCCGGAATTGATGCCTTTAAGTAA